Part of the Flavobacterium sp. MDT1-60 genome, TTTAACTGTAGATGAGCCAGTAGGTACCGGGACTGCTGCAGTAGTAGAAGAAGATAACCAGGTATACAACACGGCTGGTATCGAAGTAAAACCAGATTTCCCAGGAGGAATTGAGAAGTTCTACAAATTCGTAGGAAACAATTACAAGACTCCGGAAGAAGAAGGTTTAAAAGGTAAAGTTTATGTTACTTTTGTAGTTGAAAAAGACGGTTCATTAACCGACATTAAAGTTCTAAGGGATATCGGTTACGGTACAGGAGCAGAAGCAATTCGTGTTCTTAAAAAATGTCCAAGATGGACACCTGGTGAGCAAAATGGTAAAAAAGTTAGGGTACTTTACTCTCTTCCTATTACTATTCAATCTGCAGAATAATGTTAAAAGATATGCTTAATAATATTCAGAAGAAATCGCTCAAAGAGCGATTTCTTCTTGTTTTAGGAATACTGTTTTTTTTAATATATCTTGTGCTTGGTTTAATGATTATGTTTTGGAAGAAATTACCGTTAGACATGGAACCTAAATACAGATATGCTTTTGGTGGTTTGCTGATCGTTTATTCGGCAATCCGTTTTTTGAGATTAATTAATTCAAACGCAGAGTAAATATGTTAAAATATAGTAGAGTTTTTGGTTTGGTAGTTTTTGTTTTTTTGTTTGCCATGTGCAACCAAAAAAGCAAGAATGAATCAGATAAAGAGACAATTCTAAAAGGTTCTATTGATATTACGGTTGATGAAACTGTAAAGCCAATTGTAGATGATCAGGTTGCTGTTTTTGAAGGTACTTACTATGATGCAAAAATTACAGTTAAACCAAAATCTGAGGCAGAGGTTGTAAACGATTTATTAGACCAGAAGACTGAAGTTGTCGTTACAACAAGAAATTTGACTAAGGAAGAATTGCAAAGGTTTGAAAAAAGTAAGATTAAACCAAGGGTGACACCATTTGCGACTGATGCAATTGCTTTAATTTCAAATAAGAGCAATAATGATACGTTAATTGCGTTGAAAACTGTACTGGATTTGATGCAGGGTAAATCAGATGGAACAATTAAAGGGCTTGTTTTTGATAATCCAAATTCAAGTACAGTGAGGTACATGAAAGAACTGGCGAAAGTAAAAGAAATTCCTGCTAGTGGTGTTTTCTCTTTTAAAACCAATGAGGAAGTGATTAAGTTTGTTGCTGAGAATGATGGAATGATTGGGATAGTTGGTGTTAATTGGTTATCTCAGCCGTCTCCAAATATGATTGAAACAATTAAAAAAATTAACATTTTAAGTGTTAAAGGTTTAAAAGGGGATAAGTATTACGATCCAAGTCAAACTGATATTGCATTAAAGAAATATCCTTTGGCACGTGATTTGTATATTATCAATTGTCAGGGTTATTCTGGATTAGGAATGGGGTTTGCATCATTCATTGCAGGTGACATTGGACAGAGAATTGTATTAAAATCGGGATTAATGCCAGTCAGAACTCCGGGAAGAAAGCTTAAAATTAGAAATCAGATTATAAACGATAAAGAATAAATTAATTACAATAAAGATGAATAAATTTAAAATTTTTAGTCTTGCCTTAGTTGCTTCAGCTTCTGTTGCAAAAGCGCAAGATATAAACCAGGCCAAAAAGGCAATTGATGCTGAACAATTTGAGAAAGCTAAGTCTTTGCTGAAATCAATCATCAAAGCTAAACCTTCTGATGGAGAAGCTAATTTTGTATTGGGTAATATTTACCTTAATCAGGCTATTGTTGATTCTGCTAAAATTTATTACTTAAATGGTTTAGAAGCAGCTGATAAGAAAAACTTAAATTATATCGGTTTGGGTCAGTTAGATCTTGATTCAAAAAATACTGCTTCTGCTCAGGCAAATTTTGGTTTAGCTACAAAAGATATTAAGCGTAAAGATGTAAATGAATTTATTTACATTGGTAGAGCTTATATGAATTCTACAAATCCTGATTATACAAATGCTATTGCTAGTTTAAAGAAAGCTTTATTATTAGAGCCTCAAAACGCAACTGCACTTTTGGCAATTGGTGATGCTTATTACGGAGCAAATAATCAAAATGATGCATACAAAGCGTATCGTGACGCATTTACTGCTGATCCAACGCTTTTAAGAGCAAAAATGCAATTAGGTGTTTTGCTAAAAGGTGCTAAATCTTATGATGAAGCTATCAAATCTTTTAATGAAGTAATCTCTATAGATGCTAATTACGGACCAGTTTATAGAGAGTTGGCTGAAACTTATTACAAATGGGCTAGAAATAAACCTTCTACAAGACAGGTGAATTATCAAAAAGCAATTCAAAACTACGAGAAATATTTGAGTTTAACAGACTATTCTATGAACTCTAGAATGCGTCATGCCGATTTCTTGATTTTAGTTGAAGATTATAAGGCTCTTGAAAAAGAAGCTAACAAAATGATTGAGTTGGATAAAGTTAATCCTAGAATTTATAGATATTTAGGATATTCAGCTTATGAAAATGGAAATTATGATGTTGCAATTAAATCATTGGAGGATTATATGAAAGCACCTTCTAACAAAGTAATTGCAAAAGATAATTTATACTTAGGATTTGCTAAAATTAAAAAAGGAACTGATGCTGCTGGTGTAGTTGATCCTGCTGCTTTTGAGGCTGGTTTAGCTGAAATCAAAAAAGCAGTTGCTGTGGAGCCATTAGCTGTTGAAGATCTTGGAGATTTCGGTAAAGAATTGTTTGGTAAAAAACAATACAACCAGGCTGCTGCTATTTATGAATTGAGTACTACAAATACAGAGCAAAAAAATTATCTAAATGATAATGTATACTATGGTATCTCTCTTTACTATGCAAATGCAAATAAAGAAAAAACGGCTATGGATGCTGCTGGTTTAGCTAAAGCTGATGCTGCTTTTGATAGAGTATTAGTAGCTTCTCCAACTTATGATGAGGCTTACTTGTACAAAGGAAGAATCAATAACTTATTGGAAAAAGATGATTTAATTATCAAAAACTACCAGGAGTACATTACTAAAACAACTGCAAAAGGAGCTGAAGAATTAGCAAAACCTGCAACAGTTAAAAAAGTTGTGGAATCGTACAATTCAATTGGTGCTGCTTATGCTAACACTGACAAAGCAAAAGCTATTGAATATTTCAATAAAAGTTTGACTTTAGACCCAACTAATGCTTACGCAACTCAATCTGTGAAGGCTTTAAAATAAGAAAAGTTATTTTACTTAAATATAAAACCGATAGTTCAAGAAACTATCGGTTTTTTTTGTTCCGTATTTAATTGACTATCTTTGCACTTTAAAATAAAATAATGTTATCAAAAGAAATACAATTAGAAGTTAATAAAGGAGCGATGTTGCCTTTGATGGAAGAATTTTATACCATTCAGGGAGAAGGTTTCCATACTGGTACAGCTGCATATTTTATTAGAATTGGAGGTTGCGATGTGGGTTGCCACTGGTGTGATGTGAAGGAAAGTTGGAATGCTGAATTACATCCGCCAACAAGTGTTGATTTAATTGTAAAGAATGCTTCAAGTTATGCAGATACCGTTGTAATTACGGGAGGAGAGCCCTTAACTTGGGACATGAGTTTGTTAACCCAGCAATTAAAAGATAAAAATTTAAAAGTTCATATAGAAACTTCAGGTGCTTACCCGCTTTCAGGAACCTGGGATTGGATTTGTCTTTCACCAAAAAAGAATAAATTACCTACCCAGACTGTGTATGATAATGCACACGAGTTAAAAGTGATTATTTACAATAAACACGATTTTATCTTTGCAGAAGAGCAAGCAGAATTGGTAAACAATAATGCAATTTTATTTCTTCAGCCAGAATGGAGTAAAAAAGAAGAAATGACTCCGTTAATAGTGGATTATGTAATGAATAACCCAAAATGGAGAGTTTCACTTCAAACGCATAAATATTTGAATATTCCGTAAATAGAATAAAAAATCTCTTCAACTGAAGAGATTTTTTGTTTGCGGTAATTTGTATACGCTGTGTAAAAAAGAAACAATTTTGGTTATTTCCAGTTTTTATATTTTTTTAAATTGATAATGTGCGCCAAATGATGATTTCCATGCCAGGCATAAGTTCCGATAATTTGTTTAATTCGGTATTCAGAATTGTTTTCCGGATGAATAAATGATTTTTCTAAATCAGCATCTGATAAATTTTTCATTATAAAGGTTAATCGGTAATGTAATCCTTCCAGTAGATTTAATGTTGGTTGAATTGGCATTTTTAAATTATCTGGTAATTCAGACCATAAAGTTTCATCATAAGCTTTGATAACCGGATTATTTTCGGTCAAAGCCCATTTAATTCGAATGAAGCAATTCATATGACTTTCGGCACAATGATGGATCACTTGACGTACAGTCCATCCGTCTGGGCGATAAGGTGTGTCTAATTGTTCATCGTTTAAATGAAGAGTCTCTTTTTTTATTCTCTCAGGAAAAGATTCGATTTCAGCAATTTTATCTGAAATATATTCGGACGTGTAGGTTGCCGGTGCCTCAAATTTTCCAATGGGAAATTTTAATTTCTCTAAATCTGATTCTTTCATAATATTATAATGATGTTTTTATATTGAAAGTCTGGCTAAATAATCATAATGTTCCCCTTCTAAAATAAGCTCGCATTTGAGTCCGTTTGCAATAGCAGCGTTTTGTAATGTATTATAATCAAGATATAACCAATCAAATGGTTCTTCTTTTTCGTCTTTATAAGAAATATTGAATACTAGTTCGCCATAGTAATCATTATTAGACGGAATCCATTTTCCGCCGTCTTCATCCTCATCAAACATATAGATAATATCAGAGCTGTCTAATAAAATTTGACCACCAGGATTTAAAAGCGATTTAAGTTTTGATAAATACTTGTTGCAGTTGTCTAATTTTCCAAAAATCCCAACACCATTCATTAGTAATATGATGGTGTCAAATTTTTCTCCTTCAAAATCTAATATATTCTGAACTTTGGCATTGGTAACACCACGAAGTTTACAGGTTGCTATTGCTTTTTCTGAAATATCGATGGAAGTAACATCTAAATTACGATCATTGTGTAAAGACAAACTGTGACTTCCGGCTCCGCATCCTACATCAAGTATTTTTCCTGTAGCTAATTGAAGTGCTTTTTGTTCCAGTTTAGGCATCTCATTATAAGAACGAAATAGGTAATCGACACTCATTTCATCTTCTTCAGAAATTGAAGTTTCTGTTATTATGTTTTCAGGTGAATTATTGGTTTGAAAATCGTACATCGCTTTGCCAAAAAGATCTTTCATGGTAATTTAGTTCAAAGTTTAAGGTTTCAAGTTTAAAGTTGTTTAATTTTGCAGATCAACTTTAAATTTTAAACTTGAAACAAATTTTAAATAACTTAAATAAGTTAGCCAAAGATAAGCATATCGAAAACAAAAAGTATTTTGATAAGCTGAAAAAGAAGCAGCCGAAGAATTTGGATTACGTCATGCAGGATTTGCACGATGTTGAATTCAAAAAAACGGATTGTTTGCAATGCGCCAATTGTTGTAAAACAACCGGGCCGTTGTTTACTTTGGCTGATATTGAAAGGATTTCAAAATCTTTCAGACAAAAACCACAACAATTTATTGATCAATATCTTCGTATTGACGAAGACAAAGATTTTGTTCTAAAAAGTGTACCGTGTACTTTTCTGGATAATGAAAACTATTGTATGATTTATGACGTACGCCCAAAAGCTTGTAGAGAATTTCCTCATACAGATCGTAAAAAGTTTCATCAGATTGCCGATCTAACTTTAAAAAATGTAGCAATTTGTCCGGCAGCCTATAATATTGTCGAAGAAATGAAAAAGAAGCTTCCCCTTTAAAGAACCTAAATAATTTGTAATTGTTTTTTCGGACAATTCTTTTGTGCTTTTAAAAATGTATTTTTGAACAGTAGTGAAAACGCAAATAAAGGAATAATCATTAATCAGACATCATAAATTGAATCTAGAATATTTTATAGCCAAAAGACTTATTACTGCCAAAGATTATAAAAGCAGTATTTCGGCACCTATAATCAAAATCGCCATTTCGGCTATCGCTATTGGTATTATTATGATGTTGGTTTCGGTCGCAACCGGAATTGGTTTGCAGCAAAAAATACGCGACAAAGTTTCAGCTTTTAATGGTCAGGTTATTATTTCGAATTATGACAATAATAATTCTGAAGTAACATTAATCCCGATTTCTAAAAAACAAGATTTTTATCCCAATTTCAAGTCGGTTCCGGAAGTAAAACATATTCAGGCCATCGCAAGCAAAGCCGGAATCATTAGAACCGAAAATGCTTTTGAAGGAATTATTTTCAAAGGAGTTGGAGCAGATTACGATTGGAACAATATAAAAGAATATTTAGTAGAGGGTAGATTACCAGATTTTACCAAAGAACTAAATGAAGAAGTTATAATTTCGAGATTTCTTGCTGATCGCCTTAATTTAAAAGTAGGGGATCAATTCAATACTTTCTTTATTAAAGAAGAGCAGGGAAAAATGCCCAACAGTCGCCGATTTAAAATCACTGGAATTTTTAATTCAGGTTTTCAAAACTTTGATGCTACATATATAATAGGGGATATTCGTCATATTCAGAGAATAAATAAATGGACACCAGATCAAATAGGTGCTTTTGAAGTTTTTGTAAAAGACTTTAATAATATTAAAACAACTGGTGATCAAATTTACGATCAAACTTCATCAAATCTCGATACAAAAACAATAATCGAAAAATACAGCTACATTTTTGATTGGCTTCAACTTTTCGATTTTAATATAATCGTCATTCTTGCTGTTATGATATTAGTAGCGACTATTAATATGGTAGTAGCATTGTTAGTCCTTATTTTGGAACGCACTCAAATGATTGGGATTTTAAAAGCATTAGGCGCTAGTAATTGGACCGTACGCAAAATATTTTTGTATAATGCGTTTTACCTTATTGTAAGAGGGCTTTTCTGGGGAAACTTAATTGGTATTTCATTATTGCTAATTCAGCAGCAATTCGGAGTCATTCATCTAAATCCAGAAAATTATTATGTCAACGTAGCGCCAGTGTACATAAATTGGGGCTACATAATACTTCTGAATTTACTAACAGTTATGGTTTGTTTCTTGGTACTATTAATTCCATCCTATATCATAACCAGGATTTCGCCGGTTAAAGCAATTCGCTTCGATTAATTGGTGTTGGATAACAATTCAAACCCGACAGTTTTCCAAAAGCTGTCGGGTTTGTTTTTATACATATATATAAGGAGGAAATATTATTATAATATATAAGAGTAGTTTTATTAGGCTGAGCGTAGTGGAAGCTCTTGCAATTGGAATTTGGTATTCCGTTTATTGTAATTTTCAGGAGCTATTCCCGCTATCCGCTTCAATCTTTTGCTTTTTAAAGAAAAAAGCAAAAGGATTTGCACTACTATCGGGGCTAGGGGATTCGTTTTTAAAAGAAGCTAATCGTTTTCCGGAAGAAAAAAGAGGACTTTGCACCTTACCGGGTTTGCAAGAACCAGAAAAACACGGAAGAATCCAGCTTTGTGCCTTTTTTAAAAGCAGGCAAAGCCCAATAAAAAGGGAAAACCAAACTTTATTTCCTGGCGCCTTTGTGGCAAAAACCACGTAAAATCGCCCCAAACAGGCAAAACCCTGAAACAGGCAAAAAAACTTTGGATTATAAAAACCGCCATACCAGCTACTTATAAAAAAGATGGAAAATATATAATAAAAACCCTTGTAAATGTAAATAAAGGTGCTACTTTTGCACCCGCAACAACGACAGACGTTCACTGAAATACTGACAGGCATAGGAATAAAGATTGAAAAATTTTTTCAAAAAAAGATTTCAAAAAGCTTGTGAGATTTGAAAACGGATGTTACATTTGCACCCCGCAAAACAGGGAAAGTTCATTGATAGATTGGTAAGGTTATAGAGGAAAAAGGAAAGTAAATTTTCTTTAAAAAAAACTTCAAAAAACATTTGCCAGTTAGAAATAAGTTTTCTACTTTTGCACCCGCTTTGAGAGACAAGCGAAATTAAAAAGAAGACACGTTCGTAGACATATTGAATTGACAGCCGCTTTAACAGAGATGTTAGAGCAAAAGAATAAAGAGTAAGATAATCGAGAGATTAATTAAATGAACCGATAGAGACTGATTCGAATAATAATTAGCTTTAATTGATTAGAGCAAACAATATACGATGAAGAGTTTGATCCTGGCTCAGGATGAACGCTAGCGGCAGGCTTAACACATGCAAGTCGAGGGGTATTTATCTTCGGATAGAGAGACCGGCGCACGGGTGCGTAACGCGTATGCAATCTACCTTTTACAG contains:
- a CDS encoding PstS family phosphate ABC transporter substrate-binding protein — translated: MLKYSRVFGLVVFVFLFAMCNQKSKNESDKETILKGSIDITVDETVKPIVDDQVAVFEGTYYDAKITVKPKSEAEVVNDLLDQKTEVVVTTRNLTKEELQRFEKSKIKPRVTPFATDAIALISNKSNNDTLIALKTVLDLMQGKSDGTIKGLVFDNPNSSTVRYMKELAKVKEIPASGVFSFKTNEEVIKFVAENDGMIGIVGVNWLSQPSPNMIETIKKINILSVKGLKGDKYYDPSQTDIALKKYPLARDLYIINCQGYSGLGMGFASFIAGDIGQRIVLKSGLMPVRTPGRKLKIRNQIINDKE
- a CDS encoding tetratricopeptide repeat protein; the encoded protein is MNKFKIFSLALVASASVAKAQDINQAKKAIDAEQFEKAKSLLKSIIKAKPSDGEANFVLGNIYLNQAIVDSAKIYYLNGLEAADKKNLNYIGLGQLDLDSKNTASAQANFGLATKDIKRKDVNEFIYIGRAYMNSTNPDYTNAIASLKKALLLEPQNATALLAIGDAYYGANNQNDAYKAYRDAFTADPTLLRAKMQLGVLLKGAKSYDEAIKSFNEVISIDANYGPVYRELAETYYKWARNKPSTRQVNYQKAIQNYEKYLSLTDYSMNSRMRHADFLILVEDYKALEKEANKMIELDKVNPRIYRYLGYSAYENGNYDVAIKSLEDYMKAPSNKVIAKDNLYLGFAKIKKGTDAAGVVDPAAFEAGLAEIKKAVAVEPLAVEDLGDFGKELFGKKQYNQAAAIYELSTTNTEQKNYLNDNVYYGISLYYANANKEKTAMDAAGLAKADAAFDRVLVASPTYDEAYLYKGRINNLLEKDDLIIKNYQEYITKTTAKGAEELAKPATVKKVVESYNSIGAAYANTDKAKAIEYFNKSLTLDPTNAYATQSVKALK
- a CDS encoding 7-carboxy-7-deazaguanine synthase QueE; amino-acid sequence: MLSKEIQLEVNKGAMLPLMEEFYTIQGEGFHTGTAAYFIRIGGCDVGCHWCDVKESWNAELHPPTSVDLIVKNASSYADTVVITGGEPLTWDMSLLTQQLKDKNLKVHIETSGAYPLSGTWDWICLSPKKNKLPTQTVYDNAHELKVIIYNKHDFIFAEEQAELVNNNAILFLQPEWSKKEEMTPLIVDYVMNNPKWRVSLQTHKYLNIP
- a CDS encoding YfiT family bacillithiol transferase gives rise to the protein MKESDLEKLKFPIGKFEAPATYTSEYISDKIAEIESFPERIKKETLHLNDEQLDTPYRPDGWTVRQVIHHCAESHMNCFIRIKWALTENNPVIKAYDETLWSELPDNLKMPIQPTLNLLEGLHYRLTFIMKNLSDADLEKSFIHPENNSEYRIKQIIGTYAWHGNHHLAHIINLKKYKNWK
- a CDS encoding bifunctional 2-polyprenyl-6-hydroxyphenol methylase/3-demethylubiquinol 3-O-methyltransferase UbiG gives rise to the protein MKDLFGKAMYDFQTNNSPENIITETSISEEDEMSVDYLFRSYNEMPKLEQKALQLATGKILDVGCGAGSHSLSLHNDRNLDVTSIDISEKAIATCKLRGVTNAKVQNILDFEGEKFDTIILLMNGVGIFGKLDNCNKYLSKLKSLLNPGGQILLDSSDIIYMFDEDEDGGKWIPSNNDYYGELVFNISYKDEKEEPFDWLYLDYNTLQNAAIANGLKCELILEGEHYDYLARLSI
- a CDS encoding YkgJ family cysteine cluster protein; translated protein: MKQILNNLNKLAKDKHIENKKYFDKLKKKQPKNLDYVMQDLHDVEFKKTDCLQCANCCKTTGPLFTLADIERISKSFRQKPQQFIDQYLRIDEDKDFVLKSVPCTFLDNENYCMIYDVRPKACREFPHTDRKKFHQIADLTLKNVAICPAAYNIVEEMKKKLPL
- a CDS encoding ABC transporter permease, which codes for MNLEYFIAKRLITAKDYKSSISAPIIKIAISAIAIGIIMMLVSVATGIGLQQKIRDKVSAFNGQVIISNYDNNNSEVTLIPISKKQDFYPNFKSVPEVKHIQAIASKAGIIRTENAFEGIIFKGVGADYDWNNIKEYLVEGRLPDFTKELNEEVIISRFLADRLNLKVGDQFNTFFIKEEQGKMPNSRRFKITGIFNSGFQNFDATYIIGDIRHIQRINKWTPDQIGAFEVFVKDFNNIKTTGDQIYDQTSSNLDTKTIIEKYSYIFDWLQLFDFNIIVILAVMILVATINMVVALLVLILERTQMIGILKALGASNWTVRKIFLYNAFYLIVRGLFWGNLIGISLLLIQQQFGVIHLNPENYYVNVAPVYINWGYIILLNLLTVMVCFLVLLIPSYIITRISPVKAIRFD